Genomic window (Bradyrhizobium sp. 186):
GGCCGATGATCTGCAGGATTTCCGCGCCCTCCGGCGAGATTGCGCCGAACTTGACCAGCTGATCCAGCGTCAGCTTGTCCTTCCTGAATTTGCGGATGGTGAGGGCGGGGCCGTCGATCGACAGCGGCGGCACGATGGCGTTGACGCGAGAGCCGTCGGCGAGGCGTGCGTCGCAGATCGGCGAGGATTCGTCGACGCGCCGGCCGACCTGACTGACGATGCGCTGGCAGATGTTGAGAAGCTGCTGGTTGTCGCGGAAGCGGATCCCGGTACGCTGGATCTTGCCGCCGACTTCGATGAAGACGGTGCCGGCCCCGTTGACCATGATGTCGGCGATGTCGTCGCGCGCGAGCAGCGGCTCGAGCGGACCATAGCCGAGCACGTCGTTGCAGATGTCGTCGAGCAGTTCCTCCTGCTCGGCGATCGACATCACGATGTTCTTGATCGCGATGATCTCGTTGACGATGTCGCGGATTTCCTCGCGCGCCGACTCGGAATCCAGTTTGGCGAGCTGGGCGAGGTCGATGGCCTCGATCAGCGCGCCGAAGATGGTCGCCTTGACCTCGTAATAATTGTCTGAGCGGCGGGTCTCCATGGCCGGCGCCGGCCTTGCGGGGGCGAGCGGCGGCGAGGCGACGGCCGGCGGGGGCGGCGCGCGCGACACCGCGGGCGCCGGAGCCGAGGCAGGCTCAGGCGACACGGCGCCGGGCTTGGAAGCCCGAGGGTCGGTGTCTGTTCCGCTACGCTTACCGAACACTTAACAACTCCATGCGGCGGCTATTTTCCCCGCAACTTCTCAATCAGGGGTGAAAG
Coding sequences:
- a CDS encoding CpaF family protein, which produces MFGKRSGTDTDPRASKPGAVSPEPASAPAPAVSRAPPPPAVASPPLAPARPAPAMETRRSDNYYEVKATIFGALIEAIDLAQLAKLDSESAREEIRDIVNEIIAIKNIVMSIAEQEELLDDICNDVLGYGPLEPLLARDDIADIMVNGAGTVFIEVGGKIQRTGIRFRDNQQLLNICQRIVSQVGRRVDESSPICDARLADGSRVNAIVPPLSIDGPALTIRKFRKDKLTLDQLVKFGAISPEGAEILQIIGRVRCNVLISGGTGSGKTTLLNCLTNYIEHDERVITCEDAAELQLQQPHVVRLETRPPNIEGEGQVTMRELVRNCLRMRPERIIVGEVRGPEAFDLLQAMNTGHDGSMGTLHANNPREALSRCESMITMGGFSLPSRTIREMICASIDVIVQAARLRDGSRRITHITEVMGMEGDTIITQDIFLYDLIGEDANGKIIGRHRSTGIGRPKFWERARYYGDEKRLAAALDAAEVAPTT